From Watersipora subatra chromosome 8, tzWatSuba1.1, whole genome shotgun sequence, a single genomic window includes:
- the LOC137402674 gene encoding probable cyclin-dependent serine/threonine-protein kinase DDB_G0292550, which produces MARLLLLVGVTAVLAAVTLARPVDYDELADRFVDGDAAKNKVWNGTKNGGLNGNSNADGENNGNINGNGNNGAGNGNLNGNKNKGSNHGSVNGNGNDGNDNGNANGNGNNGDGSGNVNGNNNKGKFNGNYNGNVNDGYDNGNSNGNTNNGVKNGNNNGNSNKGSANGNGSGNDNAGDSNGNSNGNKNKGSGNGNGSGNSNRGSGNGNESGNNNDGYDNGNGNGNENKGSDNGNFNGVENVGDKNGGNNGNKNRGSGNGNVNGDGNYGDSNGNDNGNSNTGSGNGNANGILNNGNDNGVYNGNKNKGYSNGNHNGRDNTGDQNGADNGNKNNGDGNGNGNGSGNNGQSNGVDNGNYNEGSENGNGNGGFNAGSANGRKNGNNNKGSGNGNGSGNGNSGDSNGVVNGNSNTGSGNGNAAGNANSGDRNGQSNGNGNYGSDNGNGVGNSNSGDYNGAHNGNENSGSNNGGNVGNGNSGHSNGVSNGNKNVGNDNGKNTGNSNTGSGNGAGSGNYNYGSGNGGSNGSGNRGNGNGVVNGNYNDGDGNGGANGNSNSGNNNGGGNGNANAGDNNGGGNGNGNHGSGNGSGNGNENSGSNNGKNNGNGNVGSGNGSGNGNNNVGSNNGTGNGNGNNNSGNGKAEGVTVDPNAWKKYTKSSKY; this is translated from the exons ATGGCACGATTACTCCTATTAGTGGGTGTCACTGCTGTACTGGCAGCAGTTACACTTGCTCGTCCAGTCGACTATGACGAGCTTGCAGATAGGTTTGTAGATGGAGATGCTGCTAAAAACAAAGTTTGGAATGGAACGAAGAATGGAGGGCTCAATGGAAACAGCAATGCTGATG GAGAAAACAACGGAAACATAAATGGAAATGGAAACAATGGGGCAGGCAACGGCAATCTTAATGGAAACAA AAACAAAGGCAGCAACCATGGGAGCGTCAACGGAAATGGCAATGATGGCAACGACAACGGAAATGCTAATGGAAATGG AAACAATGGAGATGGCAGCGGCAATGTGAATGGAAACAACAACAAAGGTAAATTCAATGGAAACTACAACGGAAATGTCAATGATGGATACGACAACGGCAACAGCAACGGAAACACAAACAATGGAGTTAAAAATGGAAACAACAATGGCAACTCCAACAAAGGTTCAGCAAATGGCAATGGCAGTGGAAATG ACAATGCTGGCGACTCAAATGGTAACTCTAACGGAAACAAGAACAAAGGAAGTGGAAATGGCAATGGCAGCGGAAATAGCAATCGAGGAAGTGGAAATGGAAACGAAAGTGGCAATAACAATGATGGCTATGATAATGGAAATGGAAACGGAAATGAAAATAAAGGGTCTGACAACGGAAACTTCAACGGTGTTGAAAATGTTGGGGATAAAAATGGAGGAAATAATGGAAATA AAAACAGAGGCAGTGGTAATGGTAATGTAAACGGAGATGGTAACTATGGAGACAGCAATGGTAATGATAATGGAAACTCTAACACCGGGTCTGGTAATGGTAACGCTAATGGCATCCTCAACAACGGAAATGATAATGGTGTCTACAACGGCAACA AGAACAAAGGCTACTCTAATGGAAATCACAATGGCAGAGATAACACCGGTGACCAAAATGGTGCTGACAATGGAAACAAGAATAATGGAGATGGTAACGGAAATGGAAATGGTTCTGGCAACAATGGACAGAGCAACGGAGTTGACAATGGCAacta TAATGAAGGGTCAGAAAATGGAAATGGCAACGGAGGTTTTAACGCGGGAAGCGCCAATGGAAGAAAGAATGGAAATAACAACAAAGGCAGTGGCAATG GAAATGGCAGTGGAAATGGCAACAGCGGAGACAGCAATGGTGTGGTGAATGGAAACTCCAACACCGGTAGTGGTAATGGCAATGCTGCCGGTAATGCTAACAGTGGGGATAGAAATGGACAATCCAACGGAAATGGTAACTACGGCAGTGACAACGGAAATGGAGTCGGAAATT CCAACTCTGGAGACTACAACGGAGCTCATAATGGGAACGAGAACTCTGGTAGCAACAACGGAGGGAATGTTGGAAATGGCAACAGTGGACACAGCAATGGTGTCAGCAATGGTAACAAAAATGTGGGCAATGACAATGGCAAAAATACTGGAAACAGCAACACAGGAAGTGGAAATGGAGCTGGAAGCGGAAACTACAATTATGGCAGCGGAAATGGTGGAAGCAATGGCAGCGGTAACCGTGGCAACGGCAACGGAGTAGTCAACG GAAACTACAATGATGGAGATGGCAATGGAGGAGCTAATGGTAACAGTAACAGTGGGAACAATAATGGAGGAGGAAATGGAAATGCAAATGCTGGAGACAACAATGGAGGAG GCAATGGAAATGGAAACCATGGCAGTGGAAATGGCTCAGGAAATGGAAATGAGAACAGTGGCAGCAACAATGGCAAAAATAACGGAAATGGAAACGTTGGCTCCGGCAATGGAAGTGGCAACGGAAACAACAATGTTGGCTCTAACAATGGTACAG GCAATGGTAACGGAAATAACAACTCAGGAAATGGAAAAGCGGAAGGAGTTACTGTAGATCCTAACGCTTggaaaaaatatacaaaatcaAGCAAATATTAA